The following are encoded in a window of Jeotgalibacillus aurantiacus genomic DNA:
- a CDS encoding flagellar hook-basal body protein: MIRNMVTATNTMNQLQKQLDMIANNLANSATTGYKQTTANFTSLLHQEIQHTRETGAPRMTPDGLRLGNGAKIAQSQLVTTQGALQRTERMIDFAFTRENQYFKVLVQSADGAQEQNFTRDGAFYFTPMNDDEVMLVDGQGNAVLDQNDQQIIVDGPVNEVQLNDDGTLVFTNGGGAQQEIQLGVVTIERPQLMDRVSSVYLGIPGNLAELGVAEAELLTQMEGALRQEIGLEQGALETSNVDMGRAATELIEVQRNYQFHSRAISISDQMSGLVNGMR, encoded by the coding sequence ATGATCCGCAATATGGTGACTGCAACCAATACAATGAATCAGCTGCAAAAACAGCTTGATATGATCGCGAATAATCTTGCGAACTCTGCTACAACCGGTTACAAGCAGACAACAGCAAATTTTACATCTTTATTGCATCAGGAAATCCAGCATACACGTGAAACAGGTGCACCCCGTATGACGCCTGATGGATTGCGTCTCGGAAACGGAGCGAAAATCGCACAATCCCAGCTCGTAACCACTCAGGGAGCACTGCAGCGCACAGAGCGGATGATCGATTTCGCTTTTACGCGTGAAAACCAGTATTTTAAGGTGCTCGTTCAATCAGCTGACGGTGCACAGGAGCAGAACTTTACACGCGACGGAGCATTTTATTTCACGCCAATGAACGATGATGAAGTCATGCTCGTTGATGGTCAGGGAAATGCCGTCCTTGATCAGAACGACCAGCAGATCATTGTTGATGGTCCGGTCAATGAAGTACAGTTAAATGATGACGGGACACTCGTCTTCACAAATGGAGGAGGCGCACAACAGGAAATTCAGCTAGGCGTTGTGACCATTGAGCGTCCTCAACTGATGGATCGCGTCTCAAGCGTGTACCTCGGAATTCCGGGGAATCTGGCTGAGCTTGGCGTCGCAGAAGCTGAACTCCTCACTCAAATGGAAGGTGCCCTTCGTCAGGAAATCGGACTGGAGCAGGGAGCCCTGGAAACGTCAAACGTAGACATGGGTAGAGCCGCAACAGAATTAATTGAAGTTCAGCGTAATTATCAATTTCATTCAAGAGCGATCTCGATCTCAGATCAGATGTCAGGTCTTGTGAACGGAATGCGTTAA
- the mreB gene encoding rod shape-determining protein has product MFAKDIGIDLGTANLLIHVKGKGIVLNEPSVVAIDKTTNRVLAVGEEARNMVGRTPGNIIATRPLKDGVIADFDVTEAMLKHFINKLNVKGFLSKPRILICCPTNITSVEQKAIREAAEKSGGKRVFLEEEPKVAAIGAGMDIFQPSGNMVVDIGGGTTDVAVLSMGDIVTSSSIKMAGDQFDSDILNYVKKEYKLLIGERTAEAIKINIATVFPDSRNEEMEIRGRDMVSGLPRTITIRSSEVEKALRESVAVIVQAAKNVLEQTPPELSADIIDRGVILTGGGALLHGIDHLLAEELKVPVFIAENPMDCVAIGTGIMLENIDKIASRK; this is encoded by the coding sequence ATGTTTGCAAAAGATATAGGAATTGACTTAGGAACAGCCAACCTGCTGATCCACGTAAAAGGAAAAGGAATCGTTCTAAATGAACCATCTGTTGTAGCGATCGATAAAACAACAAACCGTGTGCTTGCAGTAGGTGAAGAAGCACGCAACATGGTGGGCCGTACACCTGGTAACATCATCGCAACCCGGCCGCTCAAAGACGGCGTCATCGCAGACTTTGACGTAACGGAAGCCATGCTGAAGCACTTCATCAATAAACTGAACGTAAAAGGATTTTTATCAAAACCACGCATCCTGATCTGTTGCCCGACCAACATCACAAGTGTTGAGCAAAAAGCGATTCGTGAAGCAGCTGAAAAAAGTGGTGGTAAACGTGTGTTCCTTGAAGAAGAACCAAAAGTGGCGGCGATCGGTGCCGGCATGGATATCTTCCAGCCGAGCGGAAACATGGTTGTGGATATCGGAGGCGGAACAACGGACGTAGCTGTATTGTCAATGGGTGATATCGTAACGTCGTCATCAATCAAAATGGCGGGTGACCAATTCGATTCTGACATTTTAAACTATGTGAAAAAAGAATACAAGCTGCTGATCGGTGAGCGTACAGCAGAAGCGATCAAAATCAATATTGCAACGGTATTCCCGGATTCCCGCAATGAAGAAATGGAAATCCGCGGACGTGATATGGTAAGCGGACTGCCGCGCACGATTACCATCCGTTCATCTGAAGTTGAAAAAGCACTTCGCGAATCAGTGGCTGTGATCGTTCAGGCAGCTAAAAACGTTCTGGAACAAACACCTCCTGAGCTGTCAGCTGATATCATTGACCGCGGCGTTATTCTGACAGGCGGTGGGGCACTTCTTCACGGAATTGATCACCTGCTTGCTGAAGAATTGAAAGTACCGGTTTTCATAGCAGAAAACCCGATGGACTGTGTCGCAATCGGAACAGGCATCATGCTTGAGAACATCGATAAAATAGCGAGCCGGAAATAA
- a CDS encoding DNA-directed RNA polymerase subunit beta: MSETRSEKNSKPTEEKTESRVPRWVQVRLFPILIRLVLVIALAAGSLLLGLMVGYGVIGDGSPTDALKKETWTHIIDLVTQDTE; the protein is encoded by the coding sequence ATGTCTGAAACCCGCAGTGAAAAAAACAGTAAACCTACAGAAGAAAAGACGGAGTCACGTGTCCCTAGATGGGTACAGGTCCGTCTGTTTCCAATTCTGATCAGGCTTGTTCTGGTCATTGCTCTGGCTGCCGGAAGTTTACTTCTAGGACTGATGGTTGGTTACGGTGTAATTGGGGACGGTAGCCCGACTGACGCGCTCAAAAAGGAAACATGGACGCATATTATTGATCTTGTCACACAGGATACAGAATAG
- a CDS encoding flagellar hook-basal body protein yields the protein MFRGFYTVATGMIAQQRKTEMLTNNMSNVNTPGFKADQSAMRAFPDMLLSSLGKTEIPTQNGLTLPNSPVVGGLNTGVYMQEAIPLFTQGDIRETGLRTDAAIIQGDMPVNEETGFPGAVFFPLEHEDGVIRYTRNGNFALDPDGFLTTPAGHYVLDENGERIELTSDQFEITPEGQIIQDGAPVARIGMAYSDDPRSLVKEGDELYRAPEGVLLPDAYAAADVNFTVVQGSLERSNVDSARTMTDLMTAYRSFEANQKVLQAYDRSMEKTVNEVGRLN from the coding sequence ATGTTCAGAGGGTTCTACACCGTTGCAACCGGCATGATCGCCCAGCAAAGAAAAACAGAAATGCTGACCAACAATATGTCCAATGTAAATACACCTGGCTTCAAGGCGGATCAATCTGCCATGCGTGCTTTTCCAGATATGCTGCTCTCAAGCCTTGGCAAAACAGAAATTCCGACACAAAACGGCTTGACCTTGCCGAATTCACCTGTAGTCGGCGGCTTGAACACAGGTGTATATATGCAGGAAGCGATTCCTCTTTTTACACAGGGAGATATCCGGGAAACGGGGCTGAGAACCGATGCAGCCATTATACAGGGAGATATGCCTGTTAACGAAGAAACTGGTTTTCCGGGAGCAGTGTTTTTCCCTCTCGAACATGAAGATGGCGTCATCCGCTATACGAGAAACGGGAACTTTGCGCTTGATCCTGACGGCTTTTTAACAACGCCGGCCGGTCATTATGTGCTGGATGAAAACGGTGAGCGAATTGAATTGACAAGCGATCAGTTTGAAATAACTCCTGAAGGACAGATCATTCAGGATGGCGCACCTGTTGCCAGAATCGGAATGGCATATTCTGATGACCCGCGCTCTCTTGTGAAAGAAGGAGACGAGCTGTATCGTGCCCCTGAAGGCGTTCTGCTTCCAGATGCATATGCTGCTGCAGATGTGAATTTCACTGTCGTGCAGGGCTCACTTGAACGGTCAAATGTGGACAGTGCACGGACAATGACGGATTTAATGACAGCTTACCGATCATTTGAAGCCAATCAAAAAGTGCTGCAGGCGTATGACCGCAGCATGGAGAAAACGGTCAACGAAGTCGGCCGTCTTAACTAA
- a CDS encoding DEAD/DEAH box helicase — protein sequence MQTIDVYPLTDGYFSLRMVSDDGEMIPTEEWQNSLLLWHKETFHGTVLPEVTDLPSQSIPLDSWSLLTLFSQPQFHGRYEWELSEQAQFVFDTAPLLYEWITEGKWLSEWNHGSKNETFDISLSEDFWEEWTDMSGAPDKPDRDQQTFMNDWYRHSIISFFDHHPRSSGLAERIFNEGHILEAEDLAAYFDEEKWQMWVQQKDLELPYRFGIRLEEPSSEEELWTMQPFLRDRRRADWTYDLNLYAPLERSVPSRWTDQISVIEQELERWIRLIPYLKEDDVWQLEMAEERAWLFLTEGSEKLLALDVEILLPSWWKQIQKSSVALKASVKGDRSYRPSFVGLEALVDYDWKISINGSDLSDEEFQALVDEKKRFIQVNGDWIALDPAMIARIQQAMNAAKRHGISMQDLLVDQLDDEEEEDADHLRIQFELNRSMKSMMEKLNDVGKIPLLPPPGGLQGELRPYQQQGYSWMSFLRSNQFGACLADDMGLGKTIQLISYMLHVRESESPEHPFLIVCPTSVLGNWQREIERFAPDLRVHLHYGPARAKGEDFPASIRQADVVLTSFGLCHSDQEELTSLQWAAVALDEAQNIKNPFTKQSKAIRSLRGQHHLALTGTPMENRLSELWAIFDFINHRYLGSLSNFRKDYIAPIERDGSEELTKKLQKRIRPFLLRRTKMDPAVGLNLPSKIEQKEFCPLTTEQATLYEQLVKDTLEKIPALSGIERRGMVLQMLNRLKQLCDHPALYLQEEAPEMLVERSEKMGKLMDLVEQIMEAREGTIIFTQYLSMGRMIQQVLQKKYGQTVPFLNGSTPKHQRDQLVERFQSGEFPIFILSLKAGGTGLTLTAANHVIHYDRWWNPAVENQATDRAYRIGQTKFVHVHKFISSGTVEEKIDKMLEKKQSLNEEIIRGDQWITELSNEELEDLLVLS from the coding sequence ATGCAAACCATTGATGTATATCCGCTCACAGATGGATACTTTTCTTTGAGAATGGTTAGTGATGATGGTGAAATGATTCCAACTGAAGAGTGGCAAAACTCCCTCCTTCTATGGCATAAAGAAACGTTTCATGGAACGGTCCTGCCTGAAGTTACAGACCTTCCGTCACAAAGTATACCGCTTGACAGCTGGAGTCTGCTGACGCTATTTTCCCAGCCACAATTTCATGGACGTTATGAATGGGAGCTGTCTGAACAGGCACAGTTTGTATTTGATACTGCCCCTCTTCTCTATGAATGGATTACAGAGGGTAAATGGTTGTCAGAATGGAACCATGGGTCTAAAAACGAGACATTTGATATTTCTCTCAGTGAAGATTTTTGGGAGGAATGGACCGATATGTCAGGCGCGCCTGACAAGCCGGACCGTGATCAGCAGACTTTTATGAATGACTGGTATCGTCATTCCATTATCTCTTTTTTTGATCATCATCCCAGAAGCAGCGGGCTTGCTGAGCGTATTTTTAATGAAGGTCATATTCTGGAGGCTGAAGATCTGGCCGCTTATTTCGATGAAGAAAAGTGGCAGATGTGGGTGCAACAGAAGGATCTTGAACTCCCTTACCGGTTTGGCATCAGGCTGGAGGAACCCTCCTCTGAAGAAGAGCTCTGGACGATGCAGCCTTTTTTACGGGATCGCAGGAGAGCTGACTGGACGTATGACCTTAACCTGTATGCGCCGCTTGAGCGCTCTGTTCCTTCCCGCTGGACTGATCAAATTTCAGTGATTGAACAGGAGCTGGAACGATGGATACGCCTTATTCCTTATTTAAAAGAGGACGATGTCTGGCAGTTGGAAATGGCTGAAGAACGGGCATGGCTCTTTCTAACAGAAGGTAGTGAAAAGCTGCTTGCACTTGATGTGGAAATTCTTCTGCCTTCCTGGTGGAAGCAGATTCAGAAATCATCTGTTGCGCTGAAAGCTTCAGTTAAAGGAGATCGGAGCTACCGTCCTTCCTTTGTCGGACTTGAAGCACTTGTTGATTATGACTGGAAAATCTCAATTAATGGCAGTGATTTATCTGATGAAGAATTTCAGGCACTCGTTGATGAGAAAAAGAGATTTATTCAGGTAAATGGGGACTGGATAGCGCTGGACCCTGCCATGATCGCAAGAATTCAGCAGGCCATGAATGCGGCAAAGAGACATGGCATCAGTATGCAGGACCTGCTTGTTGATCAGCTGGATGATGAAGAAGAGGAGGATGCGGATCATCTGCGTATTCAATTTGAGCTGAACCGTTCCATGAAATCCATGATGGAAAAGCTTAATGATGTCGGCAAAATCCCCCTTCTCCCGCCTCCTGGAGGGTTGCAGGGTGAGCTTCGTCCTTATCAGCAGCAAGGCTACAGCTGGATGAGCTTTTTACGTTCGAATCAATTTGGAGCCTGTCTTGCAGATGATATGGGGCTTGGGAAAACGATTCAACTGATCAGCTATATGCTTCATGTAAGAGAATCTGAATCCCCTGAGCATCCATTTCTAATCGTTTGCCCAACTTCGGTTCTCGGCAACTGGCAGCGGGAAATTGAACGCTTTGCACCTGATCTTCGTGTTCACCTGCATTACGGTCCGGCACGTGCGAAGGGAGAAGATTTTCCAGCTTCCATCCGTCAGGCTGATGTCGTTCTGACGTCTTTTGGTCTTTGTCATTCTGATCAGGAGGAACTGACTTCACTGCAATGGGCTGCGGTTGCTCTTGATGAGGCACAGAATATTAAAAATCCGTTTACGAAGCAGTCAAAAGCCATTCGGAGTCTCCGTGGACAGCATCATCTTGCCCTGACAGGAACACCGATGGAAAATCGCTTGTCTGAGCTATGGGCAATTTTTGACTTTATCAACCACCGCTATCTCGGTTCACTGTCAAATTTCCGTAAGGATTATATTGCCCCTATTGAACGGGATGGTTCTGAGGAACTGACGAAAAAGCTGCAAAAGCGGATTCGCCCATTTCTGCTCAGACGAACAAAAATGGATCCTGCTGTCGGTTTAAATCTTCCTTCGAAAATTGAACAGAAGGAGTTTTGTCCGCTGACAACTGAGCAGGCGACCCTTTATGAGCAGCTTGTGAAAGATACACTCGAAAAAATCCCTGCATTGTCAGGTATTGAACGAAGAGGAATGGTACTTCAAATGCTCAATAGACTCAAACAGCTGTGTGATCACCCTGCCCTTTATTTGCAGGAGGAAGCACCGGAAATGCTGGTGGAGCGATCTGAAAAAATGGGTAAACTGATGGATCTTGTTGAGCAGATTATGGAGGCCCGTGAAGGAACCATCATCTTTACTCAATATCTTTCAATGGGCAGGATGATTCAGCAGGTGCTACAGAAGAAATATGGTCAAACTGTTCCATTTTTAAATGGTTCGACTCCTAAGCACCAGCGCGACCAACTTGTTGAAAGATTTCAGTCAGGAGAATTCCCAATCTTTATTCTATCTCTGAAAGCTGGCGGAACGGGGCTGACATTGACAGCTGCCAACCACGTGATTCACTATGACCGCTGGTGGAATCCTGCTGTTGAAAATCAGGCGACAGACCGTGCCTACCGGATTGGACAAACAAAGTTTGTTCATGTTCACAAATTCATTTCTTCCGGAACAGTAGAGGAAAAAATCGATAAAATGCTTGAAAAGAAGCAGTCTCTGAATGAGGAAATTATAAGGGGAGATCAGTGGATTACCGAGCTTTCAAATGAAGAGCTCGAGGATCTTCTTGTCTTATCATAA
- a CDS encoding SWIM zinc finger family protein, with amino-acid sequence MQTDLLSDGLEQLDQKLFRRFSPGVQEDERLIQKGLFLYRQGTVYDMGFDVNNQMLKAKVRDVHGVSVRISLDPAKGSSCSCPEESWCRHRMAVFFKFYQQHASVSQWITTWRNQKHDVSRLEKTPESWDRVIDRVWTSGEFDVLSDKPYLAEHYVLAALRKLTDQAPVEKEWVPLYKLYTSFYLFSRLAAFFAEEPHEDINHALSIPVDRIKEAMYDLAVYAHPFSFDPFLKKLREDSSQFLMHSNPLHFTVYGMLWFQLFTKAGQRDQEWQRLKALKETEEVLLAKSLFSLLLKHDSFLASFRKTPDAAVPHAVQWIEWLLWDDQKHQAVEVMKGIQEKLEGYLERLPDHSDRRSFAMWLIYKIEGDKLRMQSPDVTIRLYEKLLPYSGRHLGSLLLDAGKYKEWVELVHWIDFSPEELEMAGFKKLIEQKPEYAVPLLHQWIEVLIVRKQRETYKKAVRYLKKLRSIYKEMGQSARFDIYFDRLMKKYKRLRAFREECERGKLIDANH; translated from the coding sequence ATGCAGACTGATTTGCTGTCTGATGGATTGGAACAGTTGGATCAGAAGCTGTTTCGCAGGTTTTCTCCTGGTGTACAGGAGGATGAGCGCCTGATTCAGAAGGGGCTGTTTTTGTATCGTCAGGGTACGGTTTATGATATGGGATTTGATGTGAATAATCAGATGCTGAAGGCGAAGGTTCGTGATGTCCATGGTGTCAGTGTGCGTATTTCACTAGATCCTGCTAAAGGCAGCAGCTGCAGTTGTCCGGAGGAATCCTGGTGCAGGCATCGAATGGCAGTTTTCTTTAAATTTTATCAGCAGCATGCCAGTGTGAGCCAATGGATCACCACCTGGCGAAATCAAAAGCATGATGTTTCGCGTTTGGAAAAAACGCCGGAATCCTGGGACAGAGTGATTGATCGTGTCTGGACATCCGGAGAGTTTGACGTGCTTTCAGATAAGCCATACCTTGCGGAGCATTACGTTTTGGCGGCTCTGCGAAAATTGACAGATCAGGCTCCTGTTGAAAAAGAATGGGTGCCTTTATATAAGTTATATACTTCCTTTTACCTTTTCTCGAGGCTTGCAGCGTTTTTTGCTGAAGAGCCTCATGAGGATATTAATCATGCATTGTCTATTCCGGTTGACCGGATAAAAGAAGCAATGTATGATCTTGCGGTTTATGCTCATCCGTTTTCATTTGATCCATTTTTAAAAAAGCTCAGGGAGGATAGTTCACAATTCCTGATGCATTCGAACCCGCTTCATTTTACGGTTTATGGGATGCTGTGGTTTCAGCTGTTCACGAAAGCGGGACAGCGTGATCAGGAGTGGCAGCGTTTGAAAGCTTTGAAGGAAACAGAAGAGGTACTGCTTGCAAAATCCCTGTTTTCTTTACTGCTGAAACACGATTCATTTTTAGCGTCATTTCGAAAAACACCGGATGCAGCCGTTCCTCATGCTGTACAGTGGATTGAGTGGCTACTTTGGGATGACCAGAAGCACCAGGCTGTAGAGGTGATGAAAGGCATTCAGGAGAAACTTGAAGGGTACCTTGAAAGGTTGCCGGATCATTCTGACCGCCGTTCCTTTGCGATGTGGCTCATTTATAAAATTGAAGGTGACAAGTTACGTATGCAATCGCCAGATGTAACGATTCGACTGTATGAAAAGCTTCTGCCCTACAGCGGTCGTCATCTCGGTTCCCTGTTGCTTGATGCCGGAAAATATAAGGAGTGGGTCGAGCTCGTTCACTGGATTGATTTTTCACCGGAGGAACTTGAAATGGCCGGTTTCAAAAAGCTGATTGAACAGAAGCCGGAGTATGCTGTACCGCTTTTACATCAGTGGATTGAGGTTCTGATAGTCAGAAAACAGCGGGAGACGTACAAAAAAGCTGTGAGATATTTGAAGAAGTTGAGAAGTATTTATAAAGAAATGGGACAGTCCGCGCGTTTTGATATTTACTTTGACCGGCTGATGAAAAAATATAAGCGTCTGCGTGCCTTCCGTGAAGAATGTGAAAGGGGGAAACTGATTGATGCAAACCATTGA
- a CDS encoding YwpF-like family protein, giving the protein MKTFKLKRVQIVENDTIRDFNLIDGLIINKEDDHHTWILEVFLVDRELEYFQRIQQNRENIEVLAVISSEKNDPASLYAHVHAVRPIGEKISVLFIGHMRNQRNEYAEELLASILEKENLSGEELLAQFKKQMKEKPGLVKR; this is encoded by the coding sequence ATGAAAACGTTTAAACTTAAGCGTGTACAGATTGTTGAAAATGATACTATCCGTGATTTCAATTTGATCGACGGCCTGATTATAAATAAAGAAGATGATCACCACACATGGATTCTAGAGGTTTTTCTGGTTGATAGGGAATTAGAATACTTCCAGCGTATTCAGCAAAACAGAGAAAATATCGAGGTTCTTGCTGTGATTTCCAGCGAGAAAAATGACCCTGCTTCGCTTTATGCCCATGTTCATGCTGTCAGACCGATCGGTGAAAAAATCAGCGTTCTTTTTATTGGTCATATGAGAAATCAGCGAAATGAGTATGCTGAAGAGCTTCTTGCTTCCATTCTTGAAAAGGAAAACCTGAGTGGTGAAGAACTCCTGGCACAGTTTAAAAAGCAGATGAAGGAAAAACCGGGGCTTGTTAAAAGATGA
- the fabZ gene encoding 3-hydroxyacyl-ACP dehydratase FabZ, which yields MLDIQQIKEIIPHRYPFLLIDKMVEIEEGKRAVAIKNVTANEEFFNGHFPDYPVMPGVLIVEALAQTGAVAMLKQEEYRGKLAFFTGIDKCRFKRQVKPGDQLRLEVEIIRIKGPLGKGKATATVDGEIACETEIMFAIQ from the coding sequence ATGTTAGACATTCAGCAGATTAAAGAAATTATTCCTCACCGTTACCCATTTTTGTTAATTGATAAAATGGTGGAAATTGAAGAAGGAAAACGTGCTGTTGCTATTAAAAATGTAACAGCAAACGAAGAATTTTTTAACGGACATTTTCCTGACTATCCGGTTATGCCAGGCGTACTGATCGTTGAAGCACTTGCACAGACAGGAGCAGTCGCGATGCTGAAACAGGAAGAATACCGCGGCAAACTCGCCTTTTTCACCGGAATCGACAAATGCCGCTTCAAGCGTCAGGTCAAACCGGGTGACCAGCTGCGCCTTGAAGTCGAAATCATCCGCATCAAAGGCCCGCTTGGCAAAGGAAAAGCAACCGCAACCGTAGACGGCGAAATCGCCTGCGAAACTGAGATCATGTTCGCAATTCAATAA
- a CDS encoding single-stranded DNA-binding protein has protein sequence MINQVTIVGRLTRDPELREIGSNKHVLNVTVAVNRPFKNQAGENEADFIRCTIWNRVAQNTSEYCEKGSLVGITGRLQTRVFNRDDGSKSYFTEVFADSVRFLDRKKAASEAEFEPFPEPPPTPAEQNASAETHFEVIR, from the coding sequence ATGATTAATCAGGTGACGATTGTCGGAAGGCTGACCAGGGATCCGGAATTAAGGGAGATTGGATCAAATAAACATGTGTTAAATGTAACCGTTGCAGTGAATCGCCCCTTTAAAAATCAGGCAGGTGAAAATGAAGCTGATTTTATACGGTGTACTATCTGGAATCGCGTGGCGCAAAACACATCGGAGTATTGCGAAAAAGGATCGCTTGTTGGTATTACCGGAAGACTCCAGACAAGGGTATTCAACAGGGATGACGGTTCAAAAAGCTACTTTACCGAAGTGTTCGCTGACTCCGTAAGATTTCTTGACCGCAAAAAAGCTGCGTCTGAAGCCGAATTTGAACCTTTTCCTGAACCACCGCCGACTCCTGCAGAACAGAATGCTTCAGCTGAAACACATTTTGAAGTCATCCGTTAA
- a CDS encoding efflux RND transporter periplasmic adaptor subunit, which yields MKKRMKWIGLSALIVLFAGINLYLIKHDMELIDRASIVYDQKPSKSEDVETVLMKNGVIESSVEERVYFSEQLGMFTRFLVEIGDQVTTGTPLYEYTVSDLEEQRLIFESEIEQLESEIDAVEDYITELESIERQLDDAKSTSTATARPAGSLSGDDEELLINIEIEFDLGIDISNATIEQTSALLEQKIGEQESQITRLEAERDKFQRLTDGLEDSPVVTVESEYTGTVAKLAEDISSPLITIYTDNLASKVLLTDDEAKLVKADMNARITSPVAEEQVNGMVTSNPLLPEQDPALTEKSFYPVNIGLLTATEDWFIGQHVVNEIVLESSPGAVTVPVNSLDESRLHVLNAGGYVEPRLIETGILDGDRQQIASNLETGEWLVVDTEQTERFYQPYMTPMTFERMNFDNLTYTDSRTNWKFVLLGVLPN from the coding sequence ATGAAAAAACGAATGAAATGGATCGGTCTTTCGGCGCTCATCGTGTTGTTTGCCGGTATTAATTTGTATTTAATTAAACATGACATGGAATTAATTGATCGCGCTTCAATTGTCTATGATCAAAAACCATCAAAGTCTGAAGACGTTGAAACGGTTTTGATGAAAAATGGTGTGATTGAATCATCTGTTGAAGAACGTGTTTATTTTTCAGAACAACTGGGGATGTTTACACGTTTTCTCGTTGAAATTGGGGATCAGGTTACAACCGGAACTCCATTATATGAATATACTGTTTCTGATTTAGAGGAACAGCGGCTGATTTTCGAGTCGGAAATTGAACAGCTTGAAAGCGAAATTGACGCTGTGGAAGACTATATTACAGAGCTTGAATCAATCGAACGGCAGCTGGATGATGCGAAATCCACTTCAACCGCCACAGCGAGACCCGCAGGCTCACTGTCCGGCGATGATGAAGAATTGCTGATAAATATTGAAATTGAGTTTGACCTCGGTATTGATATTTCTAATGCAACGATTGAACAGACAAGCGCGTTACTCGAGCAGAAAATTGGTGAGCAGGAGTCTCAGATTACACGCCTTGAAGCAGAGAGAGACAAGTTTCAGAGATTGACTGACGGTCTTGAAGACAGTCCGGTTGTCACGGTAGAGAGTGAATATACGGGAACAGTAGCAAAGCTTGCAGAGGACATCAGCAGTCCGCTTATCACGATTTACACAGATAATCTCGCTTCGAAGGTTTTACTGACAGATGATGAAGCAAAATTAGTAAAAGCAGATATGAATGCCCGCATTACTTCACCAGTAGCAGAGGAGCAGGTAAACGGAATGGTTACATCGAACCCGCTCCTTCCAGAACAGGATCCTGCTCTGACTGAGAAAAGCTTTTATCCTGTCAATATCGGCCTTCTGACAGCCACAGAAGACTGGTTTATCGGACAGCATGTTGTAAATGAAATTGTTTTGGAATCGTCACCTGGTGCCGTTACAGTACCAGTAAATAGCCTGGATGAATCAAGGCTGCATGTTCTGAATGCAGGTGGTTATGTTGAGCCTCGCTTGATTGAAACCGGTATTCTTGACGGTGACAGACAGCAGATTGCAAGTAATCTTGAGACCGGAGAATGGCTCGTTGTTGATACTGAACAGACAGAGCGGTTCTATCAGCCGTATATGACGCCGATGACATTTGAACGGATGAATTTTGATAATCTCACTTATACAGATTCACGTACGAATTGGAAATTTGTTTTATTAGGTGTATTACCTAACTGA
- the spoIIID gene encoding sporulation transcriptional regulator SpoIIID gives MHDYIRERTISAGRHIVETGETVRATAKTFGVSKSTVHKDLTERLPELQPALADEVKHILNYHKSIRHLRGGLATKKKYEGQKQ, from the coding sequence GTGCATGATTACATCAGGGAGAGAACGATCTCAGCTGGCAGACACATCGTTGAGACGGGTGAAACGGTACGCGCCACAGCCAAAACCTTTGGTGTATCTAAAAGCACAGTTCATAAAGATCTTACCGAGCGGCTGCCGGAGCTTCAACCGGCGCTTGCAGACGAAGTAAAACATATACTTAATTATCACAAGTCTATACGCCATTTAAGGGGTGGCCTTGCCACAAAGAAAAAGTATGAGGGTCAGAAGCAGTAG